A DNA window from Cobetia marina contains the following coding sequences:
- a CDS encoding AMP-binding protein, whose product MPDSSPVSPDTPVTSLLTQHVWRQLAEQSPEAPACWLAIPGHPLRALTRAELMARVDAWHHWLDCLPGDHDARQPGARWVLFQPTTLGACVQLLALWERGMRAILPGDDRPETLARLAGGSAGQLPETTADGWPPGQPAPSGTAATASAPAPVRPDTTPDAARIALELCTSGSTGEPLRIAKRFDQLEAELAVHRVLWPLATGPDTALASTPDTVSLSQVSHQHIYGLLVSLLRPLSEGVPFLSEACHYPEQLAAAIAQLSGLGHRCQLVSSPAQLARLPQTDEQTPSAVPLAELGQVLRVFSSGAPLPAEAARHAEASLKAPVIELYGSTETGGIARRRQQETAHWTPLPAVEITFSPDFAVRSPFLEAPDQWWQQADNAAPVAAETSSQGEHHAAPRFQLLGRSDRLVKLAGKRVSLSAVERCLSEQAEVLEVRCLPMPTRDHRLGAVVVMEERALPQDHASRRDLIARLRRALMPGFERIALPRYWRFVTRLPLNAQGKFTADSIARLFADLDDPRLPRWLGDTSSGPQQSTLEAEVPDGLVYLDGHFAAQPLVPGVVMLKWAREQGRTLRVNGVGMDDAPFLRLERLKFSNLLLPGMRFTLSTHLLEDAQGLRLDFRLESRAGLHASGRLRHGQPHAPDVTRDDGPAATPSPHSTSEAS is encoded by the coding sequence ATGCCTGACTCATCTCCCGTCAGCCCGGATACGCCGGTCACGTCGCTGTTGACGCAGCATGTCTGGCGTCAACTCGCCGAACAGTCACCCGAGGCGCCGGCCTGCTGGCTGGCCATCCCCGGTCACCCACTGCGCGCATTGACGCGTGCCGAACTGATGGCGCGCGTGGACGCCTGGCATCACTGGCTGGACTGCCTGCCCGGTGATCACGACGCCCGCCAGCCCGGTGCACGCTGGGTGCTGTTCCAGCCCACCACGCTGGGCGCCTGCGTGCAGCTGCTGGCGCTGTGGGAACGCGGCATGCGGGCGATCCTGCCGGGAGATGACCGCCCCGAGACCCTGGCACGTCTGGCGGGCGGCAGCGCCGGCCAGCTCCCCGAGACCACCGCCGATGGCTGGCCACCGGGACAGCCCGCCCCTTCAGGTACTGCCGCGACGGCTTCTGCACCTGCCCCTGTACGACCGGACACCACGCCCGATGCCGCACGCATCGCACTGGAGCTTTGCACCTCCGGCTCCACCGGCGAGCCACTGCGCATCGCCAAGCGCTTCGACCAGCTCGAGGCCGAACTGGCCGTGCATCGCGTGCTATGGCCGCTGGCGACAGGCCCTGATACAGCCCTGGCGTCCACGCCGGACACCGTCAGCCTCAGTCAGGTCAGCCATCAGCACATCTACGGTCTGCTGGTCTCGCTGCTGCGTCCGCTCAGCGAAGGCGTGCCGTTCCTGAGCGAAGCCTGCCACTACCCGGAGCAGCTGGCCGCCGCCATCGCTCAGCTTTCCGGGCTTGGTCATCGCTGCCAGCTGGTCAGCTCTCCGGCCCAGCTGGCGCGTCTGCCACAGACCGATGAACAGACGCCATCCGCCGTCCCTCTGGCGGAACTCGGTCAGGTATTGCGGGTCTTTTCTTCGGGCGCTCCGCTGCCGGCAGAGGCTGCCCGTCATGCCGAAGCCAGCCTTAAGGCACCGGTGATCGAACTCTACGGCAGCACCGAGACGGGCGGCATCGCCCGGCGCCGCCAGCAAGAGACAGCCCACTGGACGCCGCTGCCGGCAGTAGAGATCACCTTCTCGCCGGACTTCGCGGTGCGCTCGCCATTTCTGGAAGCGCCTGATCAGTGGTGGCAGCAGGCCGACAACGCCGCGCCAGTGGCGGCTGAAACGTCGTCGCAAGGCGAGCACCACGCGGCACCACGCTTCCAGCTACTGGGGCGCAGTGATCGGCTGGTCAAGCTGGCCGGCAAGCGGGTCTCGCTGAGCGCGGTGGAGCGCTGCCTGAGCGAGCAAGCGGAGGTGCTGGAGGTACGTTGCCTGCCGATGCCCACCCGCGATCATCGCCTGGGCGCAGTGGTGGTGATGGAGGAGCGCGCGCTGCCGCAGGATCACGCCAGCCGCCGCGATCTGATCGCCCGCCTGCGCCGCGCGCTGATGCCGGGCTTCGAGCGCATCGCCCTGCCGCGCTACTGGCGCTTCGTCACGCGCCTGCCGCTCAATGCCCAGGGCAAGTTCACCGCGGACTCCATCGCGCGGCTGTTCGCCGATCTCGATGATCCGCGCCTGCCACGCTGGCTGGGGGACACCTCCAGCGGGCCACAGCAGAGCACCCTGGAAGCCGAGGTGCCTGATGGTCTGGTCTATCTCGACGGCCACTTCGCCGCCCAACCGCTGGTGCCGGGTGTGGTGATGCTCAAGTGGGCACGCGAGCAAGGCAGGACACTGCGGGTGAACGGCGTAGGCATGGACGATGCGCCCTTCCTGCGCCTGGAACGCCTCAAGTTCTCCAACCTGCTGCTGCCCGGCATGCGCTTCACGCTGAGCACTCACCTGCTGGAAGACGCCCAGGGCCTGCGGCTCGACTTCCGGCTGGAATCCCGCGCAGGCCTGCATGCCAGTGGACGGCTGCGTCATGGTCAGCCGCATGCTCCGGACGTCACCCGCGATGACGGGCCCGCGGCCACCCCATCCCCCCATTCCACCTCGGAGGCGTCATGA
- a CDS encoding HAL/PAL/TAL family ammonia-lyase — translation MSYPVSTTAPALTLDGSDITLEQLIDVAEGRCGVRLSDAPAFRARIEAGPALLERLLEEEGVVYGVTTGYGDSVTRAVQGAEDLEALPRHLYTFHGCGMGADLDVVSSRAVVMVRLVSLCRGVSGVSLALLERLVWLLDHDILPRIPEEGSVGASGDLTPLSYLAAVLCGEREVWVRPGAGQPHALRPTADVFAQHGLTPYVLRPKEGLALMNGTAVMTALAALAFGRTCYLSRLSARITALSVQALEGNPYHFDADLFAAKPHPGQARVAQWLRDDLAHPAAPEVDATPINSPRLQDRYSTRCAPHVIGVVEDSLDWWRRFLETELNSANDNPLIDVEAGKILHGGHFYGGHVAMVMDSLKTAVANLADLLDRQLALLVDSRYNRGLPSNLSGATPERAPLNHGYKAVQIGASAWTAEALKLTMPASVFSRSTECHNQDKVSMGTIAARDALRVLALVEQVAAATLHAAAQGCEQRAAIAGHSATPPSLAAFVSELREDIAPLEEDRGLEADLRLLCARIRERHWALSADEANA, via the coding sequence ATGTCATATCCCGTCTCAACCACTGCCCCGGCGCTGACGCTCGACGGCAGTGATATCACCCTCGAGCAGCTGATCGACGTCGCCGAGGGCCGGTGTGGCGTACGTCTGAGTGATGCGCCTGCCTTCCGAGCGCGCATCGAGGCCGGCCCCGCCCTGCTGGAACGCTTGCTGGAGGAGGAAGGCGTGGTCTACGGCGTCACCACCGGCTACGGCGATTCCGTGACCCGCGCCGTGCAAGGCGCGGAAGACCTCGAGGCCCTGCCACGCCACCTCTACACCTTCCACGGCTGTGGCATGGGCGCGGACCTTGACGTGGTCAGCAGCCGCGCGGTGGTGATGGTGCGCCTCGTCTCGCTGTGCCGTGGTGTCTCCGGGGTCAGCCTGGCGCTGCTGGAACGCCTTGTCTGGCTGCTCGACCACGACATCCTGCCGCGCATCCCCGAGGAAGGCTCGGTGGGCGCCAGTGGCGATCTCACTCCGCTGTCCTATCTCGCCGCCGTGCTGTGTGGCGAGCGCGAGGTGTGGGTGCGCCCCGGCGCAGGCCAGCCACATGCACTGCGCCCGACCGCTGACGTCTTCGCCCAGCACGGCCTGACACCCTATGTGCTGCGCCCCAAGGAAGGCCTGGCGCTGATGAACGGCACCGCCGTGATGACGGCCCTCGCCGCACTGGCCTTCGGTCGCACCTGCTACCTCAGCCGTCTGAGTGCGCGCATCACCGCGCTCAGCGTGCAGGCACTGGAAGGCAATCCCTACCACTTCGATGCCGACCTGTTCGCCGCCAAGCCGCATCCCGGTCAGGCCCGCGTGGCGCAGTGGCTGCGTGATGATCTGGCCCACCCGGCGGCGCCGGAAGTCGATGCCACACCGATCAACTCACCGCGCCTGCAGGACCGCTACTCGACGCGCTGCGCGCCCCACGTCATCGGCGTGGTCGAGGACAGTCTCGACTGGTGGCGCCGCTTCCTGGAGACCGAGCTCAACAGCGCCAACGACAACCCGCTGATCGATGTCGAGGCCGGCAAGATCCTCCACGGCGGCCACTTCTACGGCGGCCATGTGGCGATGGTGATGGATAGCCTCAAGACGGCGGTCGCCAACCTGGCCGACCTGCTCGACCGCCAGCTGGCCCTGCTGGTCGACAGCCGCTACAACCGTGGCCTGCCCAGCAACCTCAGCGGTGCCACGCCGGAGCGCGCGCCGCTCAACCATGGCTACAAGGCGGTGCAGATCGGTGCCTCGGCCTGGACGGCGGAAGCCCTCAAGCTGACCATGCCGGCCAGCGTCTTCTCGCGCTCCACCGAATGCCACAATCAGGACAAGGTCAGCATGGGCACCATCGCCGCGCGGGATGCCCTGCGCGTGCTGGCGCTGGTCGAGCAGGTCGCCGCCGCCACCCTGCACGCCGCCGCGCAGGGCTGTGAGCAACGCGCCGCCATCGCCGGCCACAGCGCCACGCCACCGAGCCTGGCGGCCTTCGTCAGCGAGCTGCGCGAGGACATCGCCCCGCTCGAGGAAGATCGCGGTCTGGAGGCCGATCTGCGCCTGCTGTGTGCGCGCATCCGTGAGCGCCACTGGGCCCTGAGCGCAGACGAGGCCAACGCATGA
- a CDS encoding acyl-CoA thioesterase → MSEQTALSEQTALSEKTSLSEQTATSEKNAMNQPAETPIPSATVEMEVPFHDVDMMEVAWHGHYVRYLEIARCKLLDMLDYNYPQMRESGYAWPVIDLRLRYAGPARFGQRIAVTARLREWENRLKLDYVIRDVESGKRLTRGHSVQVAVGLADGEMLLASPPALSERLAAWQASQSQTSPSQADPSQTADEDAPATPPPTRGTP, encoded by the coding sequence ATGAGCGAGCAGACAGCCCTGAGCGAGCAGACAGCCTTGAGCGAGAAAACATCTCTGAGCGAGCAGACAGCCACGAGCGAGAAAAACGCCATGAACCAGCCCGCCGAAACGCCGATACCCAGCGCCACGGTGGAAATGGAAGTGCCCTTCCACGACGTCGACATGATGGAAGTCGCCTGGCACGGCCATTACGTGCGCTATCTCGAGATCGCCCGCTGCAAGCTGCTCGACATGCTCGACTACAACTACCCGCAGATGCGCGAGTCAGGCTATGCCTGGCCGGTGATCGACCTGCGCCTGCGCTACGCGGGCCCGGCGCGCTTCGGCCAGCGCATCGCCGTCACCGCGCGCCTGCGCGAGTGGGAAAACCGCCTCAAGCTCGATTACGTGATCCGCGATGTCGAGAGCGGCAAGCGCCTGACCCGTGGCCATAGCGTGCAGGTCGCCGTCGGACTCGCGGATGGTGAGATGCTGCTGGCCTCGCCGCCTGCGCTCAGCGAGCGGCTGGCCGCCTGGCAGGCCAGCCAGTCACAGACCAGCCCGTCGCAGGCAGACCCGTCACAGACAGCCGACGAGGACGCGCCTGCCACCCCGCCCCCGACACGAGGAACGCCGTGA
- a CDS encoding phosphopantetheine-binding protein, with product MSDTTSLELELKQLIIDTLELEDITPDDIVADEPLFVDGLGLDSIDALELGLALQKRYGITLDAESEDTRAHFASLNALREMVEARRER from the coding sequence ATGAGTGATACCACCTCGCTGGAACTGGAACTCAAGCAGCTGATCATCGATACGCTGGAGCTTGAAGACATCACCCCGGACGACATCGTCGCCGATGAGCCGCTGTTCGTGGACGGCCTGGGGCTGGATTCGATTGACGCCCTGGAGCTGGGCCTCGCGCTGCAGAAGCGCTACGGCATCACCCTGGATGCCGAATCCGAGGACACCCGGGCCCACTTCGCCAGCCTCAACGCGCTGCGCGAGATGGTGGAGGCCCGTCGTGAGCGCTGA
- a CDS encoding glycosyltransferase family 2 protein, whose product MSQSPAPVSDSQHDSEQHLSRQSAPEQSNALRACVVIPVYDHPATIAGVCAGLAPLGLPIVLVDDGCSAPCAEVLDQLAAEGHHLVRRTHNGGKGAAVRSGLQAAEQLGFTHALQVDADGQHDVSDLPAFLKGMQDNPDCLQIGYPEYDASVPRIRFYGRYASHVWVWINTLSLAIRDTMCGVRLYPLAATNRLLARNDCGDRMSFDTEVLVRWYWAGGEVANLPVRVSYPTGGVSHFRPGHDNLLISAMHTRLFCGMLLRSPTLAWRTLSRRGGKRQTAHAQDDALTDGEGRAAQTADDSVAPNHWARLSETGSLSGMRLMVTIRRRLGAWPFRIALFPVLMWYFLLRGVARRASFDYLRRLEPGLGGVRLWARSFAHFMQFGEAIMDKVSAWSGEIPLSSLTGTGPEDLRDAALRGEGGIILVAHHGNLDVINAIGERHDIDLCALVHTRHAEKFNQLLEQATGRKPPQMIEVSEITPATAMALGDRVNRGGFVVIAADRVPIPPESVAAERENAGGSERESVEQSAVTRARVQHCDFIDQPAPFPVGPFMLAALLRCHVYTLSCVREQGGANPRFRVDFAPFDDSRAIKRSTREAWIEQAMQRHAGHLEARVRRHPLQWFNFFDFWHQAPDVPTSSEGASESERVT is encoded by the coding sequence ATGAGCCAATCCCCTGCGCCTGTGAGCGACTCGCAGCACGATTCTGAGCAGCATCTCTCTCGCCAGAGCGCTCCTGAACAGAGCAACGCCCTGCGCGCCTGCGTGGTGATCCCGGTCTACGATCACCCCGCCACCATCGCCGGCGTCTGTGCGGGCCTGGCACCGCTCGGCCTGCCCATCGTGCTAGTGGATGATGGCTGCAGTGCCCCCTGCGCCGAGGTACTCGATCAGCTGGCGGCCGAGGGCCATCACCTGGTGCGTCGCACGCACAATGGCGGCAAGGGAGCGGCGGTGCGCAGTGGCCTGCAGGCTGCCGAGCAGCTCGGCTTCACCCATGCCCTGCAGGTGGACGCCGATGGCCAGCACGATGTCAGTGACCTGCCCGCCTTCCTGAAGGGCATGCAGGACAATCCCGACTGCCTGCAGATCGGCTATCCCGAATACGATGCCAGCGTGCCGCGCATCCGCTTCTACGGTCGCTACGCCTCACATGTCTGGGTATGGATCAACACCCTGTCGCTGGCCATCCGCGACACCATGTGCGGCGTGCGCCTCTACCCGCTGGCCGCCACCAATCGCCTGTTGGCGCGCAATGACTGTGGCGATCGCATGTCCTTCGACACCGAGGTACTGGTGCGCTGGTACTGGGCCGGGGGCGAGGTGGCCAACCTGCCGGTGCGTGTCAGCTATCCCACCGGAGGCGTCAGCCACTTCCGCCCCGGCCACGACAACCTGTTGATCAGCGCCATGCATACCCGCCTGTTCTGCGGCATGCTGCTGCGCTCGCCGACACTGGCCTGGCGCACGCTGAGCCGCCGAGGCGGCAAGCGGCAAACCGCCCACGCTCAAGATGACGCGCTGACAGATGGCGAAGGCCGTGCAGCACAGACCGCCGACGACAGCGTCGCGCCCAATCACTGGGCCCGCCTGTCCGAAACCGGCTCATTGAGCGGCATGCGGCTGATGGTGACGATCCGCCGTCGGCTCGGGGCCTGGCCGTTTCGCATCGCGCTGTTCCCGGTGCTGATGTGGTATTTCCTGCTGCGCGGCGTGGCGCGACGTGCCTCCTTCGATTACCTCAGACGCCTGGAGCCCGGACTTGGTGGCGTGCGCCTGTGGGCCAGAAGCTTCGCCCACTTCATGCAGTTCGGTGAGGCGATCATGGACAAGGTCTCGGCCTGGAGCGGCGAGATTCCGCTCTCCTCGCTGACCGGCACCGGTCCGGAAGACCTGCGCGATGCCGCGCTGCGTGGCGAGGGCGGCATCATCCTCGTCGCCCACCACGGCAATCTGGATGTGATCAATGCCATCGGCGAGCGCCACGACATCGACCTGTGCGCGCTGGTGCACACGCGTCACGCCGAGAAGTTCAACCAGTTGCTGGAACAGGCCACCGGGCGCAAGCCGCCGCAGATGATCGAGGTCAGCGAGATCACCCCCGCTACCGCCATGGCGCTGGGTGACCGCGTCAATCGCGGTGGCTTCGTGGTCATCGCCGCGGACCGCGTGCCGATTCCCCCCGAAAGCGTGGCGGCAGAACGGGAAAACGCGGGGGGAAGCGAGCGGGAGAGCGTGGAACAGAGCGCCGTCACCCGCGCCCGTGTCCAGCACTGCGACTTCATCGATCAACCTGCGCCCTTCCCCGTGGGCCCCTTCATGCTGGCGGCGCTGCTGCGCTGTCACGTCTACACCCTGAGCTGCGTGCGCGAGCAGGGCGGTGCCAATCCCCGCTTCCGGGTCGATTTCGCGCCCTTCGATGACAGCCGCGCCATCAAGCGCAGCACCCGCGAGGCATGGATTGAGCAGGCCATGCAGCGCCATGCCGGTCATCTCGAGGCGCGTGTCAGACGCCACCCGCTGCAATGGTTCAACTTCTTCGACTTCTGGCACCAGGCGCCCGACGTCCCGACCTCTAGCGAAGGTGCCTCGGAGTCCGAGCGAGTGACCTGA
- a CDS encoding acyl carrier protein: MSADQPTPSREEIYAHVRSTLIELFEIEAADIHPEARLYEDLDIDSIDAVDLVVELKKFTGRRIDANDFKSVRTLNDVVTAVEQLTQRQA; encoded by the coding sequence GTGAGCGCTGATCAACCGACCCCCTCCCGCGAGGAGATCTACGCCCATGTCCGCAGCACCCTGATCGAGCTGTTCGAGATCGAGGCCGCTGACATCCACCCGGAGGCGCGCCTCTACGAGGATCTCGACATCGACAGCATCGATGCCGTGGACCTGGTGGTCGAGCTCAAGAAGTTCACCGGCCGACGCATCGACGCCAACGACTTCAAGAGCGTGCGCACGCTCAACGATGTGGTCACCGCCGTCGAACAGCTGACACAGCGCCAGGCATGA
- a CDS encoding COG4648 family protein: MTPSSPDSRTRPALSRVLLGVLGIVAALGWPLLVYALLSRLTADSGAVSGHSSPWVWALILFGALLIQRLPLHPALRLGLAALLVGISVASEAELGLRAYPVLVNLAMLSVFATSLWRGMPVVERLARLKEPDLPPAGVRYTRQVTRVWCAFFLFNASIAGWTALHADLATWTLYNGLISYVLMGLLFGGEWLVRRRLRSSHT; this comes from the coding sequence ATGACGCCGTCGTCCCCTGACAGCCGCACGCGCCCCGCACTGAGCAGGGTGCTGCTCGGCGTGCTGGGCATCGTGGCCGCTCTTGGCTGGCCACTGCTGGTCTACGCCCTGCTGTCGCGCCTCACCGCAGACAGCGGCGCGGTCAGTGGACACTCGTCGCCTTGGGTGTGGGCCTTGATCCTGTTCGGCGCCCTGCTGATCCAGCGCCTGCCGCTGCATCCGGCACTGCGCCTGGGTCTGGCCGCCCTGCTGGTGGGCATCAGCGTGGCGAGCGAGGCCGAACTCGGGCTGCGGGCCTATCCGGTACTGGTCAATCTGGCCATGCTCAGCGTCTTCGCCACCAGCCTGTGGCGCGGCATGCCGGTGGTCGAGCGCCTCGCACGCCTCAAGGAACCCGACCTGCCCCCTGCCGGCGTGCGCTACACCCGCCAGGTCACCCGGGTGTGGTGTGCCTTCTTCCTCTTCAATGCCAGCATCGCCGGCTGGACGGCCCTGCATGCCGACCTGGCGACCTGGACGCTCTACAACGGCCTGATCAGCTATGTGCTGATGGGCCTCCTGTTCGGCGGTGAATGGCTGGTTCGCCGTCGCCTGCGGAGTTCACACACCTGA
- a CDS encoding TrkH family potassium uptake protein, translating to MRRLQVTEWLPVVRVLGLLLCVVAVMMLVPLLLLLEEGDADAWAFAISLGITLGSALVMLLVSHQVELQLKPRAMFVLTTLSWVLVSAYSSLPLIFGATHLGVTDAVFESVSAITTTGSTVLTHIEGLSDGLKLWRGLMQWVGGIGIIVMAIAILPFLKVGGMRLFQTESSDWSDKVLPRAGGVAKAIGLVYVGLTLLAILSYWLGGMLPLDAVVHGMTSLATGGFANYDSSMGIYSDRPHLLWMASAFMLLGALPFVLFIRAWQDSAGVMWCDAQVRGFLRLLGWVIAALTLYRVVLGEDLFTALTQVTFNVMSVVTTTGYASDDYSAWGPFAVVAFFYLTFVGGCSGSTSGGMKIFRLQIGLIMLGNHLRSLIHANGIFSQRYNGRALPDEVVRAVIAFSFFFFITIGGLALALSLIGLDLVTAVTGAVTAVTNVGPGLGDIIGPAGNFAPLPDSAKWLLCIGMLMGRLEILTVLVLFSPSFWRK from the coding sequence ATGCGCCGTCTGCAGGTGACGGAGTGGCTGCCGGTGGTCCGGGTGCTCGGCCTGCTGCTGTGCGTGGTGGCGGTGATGATGCTGGTGCCGCTGCTGCTGTTGCTGGAAGAGGGCGATGCGGATGCGTGGGCCTTCGCGATATCGCTGGGCATCACGCTGGGGTCGGCTCTGGTGATGCTGCTGGTCTCGCACCAGGTGGAGCTGCAGCTCAAGCCCCGCGCGATGTTCGTGCTGACGACCCTGAGCTGGGTGCTGGTGTCAGCCTACTCGAGCCTGCCCTTGATCTTCGGCGCGACCCACCTGGGCGTCACCGATGCCGTCTTCGAGTCGGTCTCGGCGATCACCACCACCGGCTCGACCGTGCTGACCCACATCGAAGGACTGTCGGATGGCCTGAAGCTGTGGCGTGGCCTGATGCAGTGGGTGGGGGGGATCGGCATCATCGTGATGGCCATCGCGATCCTGCCGTTCCTGAAGGTGGGTGGCATGCGTCTGTTCCAGACCGAATCCTCGGACTGGTCCGACAAGGTGCTGCCACGTGCCGGGGGTGTCGCCAAGGCGATCGGGCTGGTCTATGTGGGGCTGACGCTGCTGGCGATCCTGAGCTACTGGCTGGGGGGCATGCTGCCGCTGGATGCCGTGGTGCATGGCATGACCTCGCTGGCCACGGGCGGGTTCGCCAACTACGACAGCTCGATGGGCATCTATTCCGATCGCCCGCATCTGCTGTGGATGGCTTCCGCCTTCATGCTGCTGGGGGCGCTGCCCTTCGTGCTGTTCATCCGCGCCTGGCAGGACAGTGCCGGGGTGATGTGGTGCGACGCCCAGGTGCGCGGCTTCCTGCGTTTGCTGGGCTGGGTGATCGCGGCGCTGACGCTCTATCGCGTCGTGCTGGGGGAGGATCTCTTCACGGCGCTGACCCAGGTGACCTTCAACGTCATGTCGGTGGTGACCACCACGGGCTATGCCAGCGATGACTACAGTGCCTGGGGGCCCTTCGCGGTGGTGGCCTTCTTCTATCTGACCTTCGTCGGGGGCTGCAGCGGCTCCACCAGCGGGGGCATGAAGATCTTCCGCCTGCAGATCGGCCTGATCATGCTCGGCAATCACCTGCGCTCGCTGATCCATGCCAACGGGATCTTCTCCCAGCGCTACAACGGGCGCGCCCTGCCGGATGAAGTGGTGCGCGCGGTCATCGCCTTCTCGTTCTTCTTCTTCATCACCATCGGCGGGCTGGCACTGGCGCTGTCATTGATCGGGCTGGATCTGGTGACCGCCGTGACCGGTGCCGTGACCGCCGTCACCAACGTCGGCCCCGGGCTTGGGGACATCATCGGCCCGGCCGGCAACTTCGCACCGCTGCCTGACAGCGCCAAATGGCTGCTGTGCATCGGCATGCTGATGGGGCGCCTCGAGATCCTGACCGTGCTGGTGCTGTTCTCGCCCAGCTTCTGGCGCAAGTAG
- a CDS encoding beta-ketoacyl synthase chain length factor, with translation MRLTDWRAWQASATRTTHDGRTDITSSPRAEQVPAMLRRRLSPVGQACCKLLFTLDPEGDLPIIHASRHGDTSKILALLDSATQPQEALSPARFSLSVHNAILGMYSITRQSHQPLEALAACGDEFDALMSEALGYLGEREEVIVLFSDIAAPEAFQHHGDYPEHASAVAMRLSRTSPEAPRLAALPVDAEEPARHAPTPIEVIEWLEAAGQTPLVCRRQAWQLNPPPATDAAPQ, from the coding sequence ATGCGTCTGACTGATTGGCGAGCCTGGCAGGCGAGTGCGACACGCACGACCCACGACGGTCGCACCGACATCACCTCCTCCCCGCGTGCCGAACAGGTACCGGCGATGCTGCGCCGCCGACTGAGTCCGGTCGGGCAGGCATGCTGCAAGCTGCTGTTCACCCTCGACCCTGAGGGCGATCTGCCGATCATCCACGCCTCCCGACATGGCGACACCAGCAAGATACTTGCCCTGCTCGACTCGGCCACCCAGCCGCAGGAGGCCTTGTCACCCGCACGCTTCTCGCTCTCGGTGCACAACGCCATCCTTGGCATGTACTCGATCACGCGTCAGTCCCATCAGCCGCTCGAGGCGCTCGCCGCCTGCGGTGACGAGTTCGATGCACTGATGAGCGAAGCGCTCGGCTATCTGGGGGAGCGGGAGGAAGTCATCGTGCTGTTCTCCGATATCGCCGCGCCAGAGGCCTTCCAGCACCACGGCGACTATCCCGAGCATGCCAGTGCCGTCGCCATGCGCTTGAGCCGCACCTCGCCTGAGGCCCCGCGGCTCGCCGCCTTGCCAGTCGACGCCGAGGAGCCGGCCCGCCACGCCCCGACCCCCATCGAGGTGATCGAGTGGCTGGAAGCCGCCGGACAGACACCGCTCGTCTGTCGCCGGCAGGCCTGGCAACTGAACCCTCCTCCCGCCACTGACGCCGCGCCGCAGTGA
- a CDS encoding lysophospholipid acyltransferase family protein — translation MTSPRAFGLSSPLGRLWRGIATAISFSVFGLGGLLLGGLLPLLTVSMRDGERRQRLARRIIHHAMRGFLQLMRGLGVLDYRLHDCQRLQRPGLLVLANHPTLIDVVFLIALIPHADCVVKGRLARNPFTRGPIRAAGYITNNEPQGVLDAARESLAKGNALILFPEGTRSVPGRALKFRRGAANIALRTPCDITPVLIDCQPSTLTKGEPWYHIPAQRVMLNLKVLPDMAPEVSRTQEQDEPEAPLSRDARELTRQLAGTFATQLERFQQAIAEPDSPHQA, via the coding sequence ATGACGTCTCCTCGTGCCTTCGGGCTATCCTCCCCCCTCGGGCGCCTGTGGCGTGGCATCGCCACCGCCATCAGCTTCAGCGTCTTCGGGCTGGGTGGCCTGCTGCTGGGGGGGCTGCTGCCCCTGCTGACAGTAAGCATGCGCGATGGCGAACGCCGCCAGCGCCTGGCGCGCCGCATCATCCATCACGCCATGCGCGGCTTCCTCCAGCTGATGCGCGGCCTGGGTGTGCTCGACTACCGTCTGCACGACTGTCAGCGTCTGCAGCGCCCGGGGCTGCTGGTGCTGGCCAATCATCCGACACTGATCGACGTGGTCTTCCTGATCGCGCTGATCCCCCACGCAGACTGCGTGGTCAAGGGGCGTCTGGCCCGCAACCCGTTCACTCGCGGGCCGATCCGCGCCGCCGGCTATATCACCAACAACGAGCCACAAGGCGTGCTGGATGCCGCCCGCGAGAGCCTGGCCAAGGGCAACGCCCTGATCCTGTTCCCCGAGGGGACGCGCAGCGTGCCGGGCCGCGCCCTGAAGTTCCGTCGCGGCGCCGCCAACATCGCCCTGCGCACGCCCTGTGACATCACCCCGGTGCTCATCGACTGCCAGCCCAGCACGCTGACCAAGGGCGAGCCCTGGTACCACATCCCCGCGCAGCGCGTGATGCTCAATCTCAAGGTACTGCCGGACATGGCCCCCGAGGTCTCCCGTACACAGGAGCAGGATGAGCCGGAGGCGCCGCTGTCCCGGGATGCCCGCGAACTGACCCGCCAGCTGGCGGGCACCTTCGCCACGCAGCTCGAGCGTTTCCAGCAGGCCATCGCGGAGCCTGACAGCCCCCATCAGGCATGA